The window CGGCACCGTCCTGGGCGAGGGCTACTCGCGCCGCGACGACCCGCACGACCACGCCGAGGAGGCGGCCCTGCGGGAGGTGGACGCCGACGACCCCAGGCTGGCCGGAGCCACCCTGTACTCGTCCCTGGAACCGTGCAGCTCCCGTGCCTCCCGGCCGCTGTCCTGCTCGGCGCTGATCCTGGCCACGCCCGTCGCGCGCGTGGTGTTCGCCTGGCGGGAGCCCTCCGTGTTCGTGGACTGCGACGGCGCCGAGCGCCTGCGCGCGGCGGGCCGGACGGTCGTGGAGCGGCCCGACCTGGCCGACGGCGTGCGCGAGGTCAACGCCCACCTGCTGGGCTGAGCGGGAGCCCGGTGGAGGGCGGCCGCGTCATCTGAGCTTGCCCGCGTAGGAGTACAGGCGGCGCGTCCGGGCCTTGGTCTCCTCGTCCTCGTAGGGGTTGGTGACGCGGGCGTGCACCGCTCCGGAGAAGTCGTCCCACTGCTGGGCGCTCATCCGGGGCGCCCTGGCGTCGAGGTGGCGCATGGCGACGGGCTCCTCCATCTCCAGGAGCCTGTCGAGTTCGTCGCTGGCCGACACCGACCTGGCGAGGGAACCGGCGACATCGCGGACCCTTCCGGCGAACTCCTCGTCCCTGGACATCCGGCGGGCGACGTAGGCGGCGGCCGCGGCGCCTCCCGCGGCGACGGCCCAGGCGATGAGGGGGAGGGGCATGGTCGAACCTCCTGTGTGTGAAGGTCCGCACGACCGCTGGGACGGGAGGGGTCGGCGGGCAGGGGAGCGGGTCCGGCGGCGCCGGACCCTGTGCCGTCCTTTCTACCCGCCGGAGGCGGCCCGACCCGGGTTGTCCACAGGCCGGATCCGGCTGTGGCGCGGCCCGGGTCCGGGGGTGTTCCCTTGGTACAGGGGGCCCATCCCCGGAGACGGCATGGGCGTGCCCGAAAACGGCCCTTCCCCGAGGACCGTCCGCCCCTACAGCCGGTCCACGTCCGCCACGTGCACCACCGCGCGCCCCTCGGCGTCGGACGCGGCCAGGTCCACCTCGGCGCTGATGCCCCAGTCGTGGTCGCCCGCCGGGTCGGCGAAGATCTGGCGGACCCGCCACAGCTCCGGCTCCCGCTCGATGAGCAGCATCGCCGGGCCGCGCGCGTCCGGCCCGGTCCCGATCGCGTCGTGCTCCTCGAAGTAGGCGTCCAGGGCCTCCTCCCAGGCCTCGGCGTCCCACTCCCCGTCCTCGTCCAGCCGCCCCAGTTCGTCGTGGCGGCGCAGGGCGGCCAGCTCCACGCGGCGGAACATCTCGTTGCGCACCAGCACCCGGAACGCCCGCTCGTTGGTGGTGACGGGCCGCACCTTCTCCTCGGCGGCGGCCGCGTCCTCCGGCACCTCCGCCTCGGGGTTGGTCAGCTGCTCCCACTCGTCCAGCAGGCTGGAGTCCACCTGGCGGACCAGCTCGCCCAGCCACTCGATGAGGTCGCGCAGCTCCTCGGTCTTGGCGTCGTCGGGCACCGTCTGGTTGAGCGCCTTGTACGCGCTGGCCAGGTAGCGCAGCACGAGCCCCTCCGAGCGGGCCAGTTCGTAGAAGCCCACGTACTCGGTGAAGGTCATCGCCCGCTCGTACATGTCCCGGGCCACCGTCTTGGGCCGGAGCGGGTGGTCGCCCACCCACGGGTGGCCGCGCCGGTACACCTCGTAGGCGTGGCTGAGCAGCTCCTCCAGCGGCTTGGGGTAGTCGACCTCCTCCAGCCGCTCCATGCGCTCGTCGTACTCGATGCCGTCCATCTTCATCTGCTGGACGGCCTCGCCGCGCGCCTTGTTGAGCTGGGCGCCCAGGATCTGCCGCGGGTCGTCCAGGGTGGACTCCACCACGCTGAGCACGTCCAGCGGGTACGTGGGCGACTCCTTGTCCAGCAGGTCCAGCGCGGCCAGCGCGAACGTGGACAGCGGCTGGTTGAGCGCGAAGTCGGCCTGGAGGTCCACGGTCAGCCGCGCGGTGCGCCCCTGCGCGTCGGGCTCGGGGAGCGCCTCCACGATCCCGCCGTCCAGCAGCGACCGGTAGATGGCGATGGCCTCGCTGATGTGGCGGCGCTGCCTGGGGCGGTCGTCGTGGTTCTCGGTGAGCAGGTGCTTCATGGCCGGGAAGCAGTCGCCGGGGCGGGCGATCACGCTCAGCAGCATGGCGTTGCTGACCCTGAACCGCGAGGTCAGGGGCTCGGGGTCGGACTCGATCAGCTTGGTGAAGGTGGCCTCGTCCCAGGAGACGAACCCCTCCGGGGCCTTCTTGCGCACCACCTTGCGCCGCTTCTTGGCGTCGTCGCCGACCTTGGCGAGCGCCTTCTCGTTCTCGATGACGTGCTCGGGGGCCTGGGCCACCACGTTGCCCACGGTGTCGAACCCGGCCCGGCCCGCGCGCCCGGCGATCTGGTGGAACTCGCGGGCGCGCAGGCGGCGCACGCGCACCCCGTCGTACTTGCTCAGCGCGGTGAACAGCACCGTGCGGATGGGCACGTTCACGCCCACGCCGAGGGTGTCGGTGCCGCAGATGACCTTGAGCAGCCCCGACTGCGCCAGGCGCTCGACCAGGCGCCGGTACTTGGGCAGCATGCCCGCGTGGTGCACGCCGATGCCGTGCCGCACGTAGCGGGACAGGTTGCGGCCGAACTTGGTGGTGAAGCGGAAGTTGCCGATCTCCGCGGCGATCGCCGCCTTCTCCTCCTTGGTGCACATGTTGATGCTGGTCAGCGACTGCGCGCGCTCGACCGCCTGCGCCTGGGTGAAGTGCACGATGTACACGGGGGCGTTGCCGCTGCCGAGCAGCTCCTCCAGCGTCTCGTGCAGCGGGGTGACCCGGTAGTCGTAGTAGAGGGGGACGGGGCGCTCGGCCGAGGACACCACGGCGGTGGAGCGCCCGGTGCGCTTCTCCAGGTCCTCCTCGAAGCGGCTGACGTCGCCCAGGGTGGCCGACATCAGCAGGAACTGCGCCTGCGGCATCTCCAGCAGCGGCACCTGCCACGCCCACCCGCGGTCGGGCTCGGCGTAGAAGTGGAACTCGTCCATGACGACCGTGTTGATGTCGGCGTTCGCGCCCTCGGCCAGGGCGATCTGGGCCAGGACCTCCGCCGTGCAGCACACGATGGGCGCGTCGGCGTTGACGCTGGCGTCGCCGGTCATCATGCCGACGTTGTCGGTGCCGAAGATCTTGCACAGGTCGAAGAACTTCTCCGACACCAGCGCCTTGATGGGCGCGGTGTAGAACGCGCACTCGTCGCGGGCCAGCGCGGCGAAGAGCGCGCCGGTGGCCACCATGCTCTTGCCCGAGCCGGTGGGGGTGTTGAGGATGACGTTGGACCCGGAGACGACCTCGATGAGGGCCTCCTCCTGGTGCGGGTAGAGGGTGAGGCCCCGCTCCTCGGCCCACAAAGCGAACGCCTCGAAGAGGGAGTCGGGTTCTGGTTCGGCCGGAAGCACATCGATGAGACTCACAGTCTCTATACTGCCTGCTTCCCGGCCCCCTTCGGGACGCTGGCCGCGGCGCGCGACGTCCGGGGCCCCGCGACGGCGACGGGCGCACCCCGCGCGGGGTGCGCCCGTCGTGTCACCGGTCTCGCGGTGCGCGTCTCGGCGGTCAGACCAGGCCGAGCTGCTTGACGGTGTCGCGCTCCTCGACCAGCTCCTTGACGGAGGCGTCGATGCGTGCGCGGGAGAAGTCGTCGATCTCCAGGCCCTGCACGATCTCCCACCTGCCGCCGCGCGAGACGACGGGGAAGGAGGAGATGATGCCCTCGGGCACGCCGTAGGAGCCGTCGGAGGGGATGGCCGCGGAGGTCCAGTCGCCCTCGGGGGTGCCGTTGACCCAGTCGTACACGTGGTCGACGGCGGCGTTGGCGGCGGAGGCCGCCGAGGAGGCGCCCCGGGCCTCGATGATCGCGGCGCCGCGCTTGGCGACGGTCGGGATGAAGTCGTTCTCCAGCCAGGCCTGGTCGCCGACGGCCTTGGCCGCGTTGGCGCCGTTGACCTCGGCGTGGAACACGTCCGGGTACTGGGTGGCGGAGTGGTTGCCCCAGATGGTGAGCTTCTTGATGTCGTTGATCGACACGTCGAGCTTCTTGGCGAGCTGGGTGAGCGCGCGGTTGTGGTCCAGGCGGGTCATCGCGGTGAAGCGCTCGGCCGGGACGTCGGGGGCGTGGCTCTGCGCGATGAGGGCGTTGGTGTTGGCGGGGTTGCCCACCACCAGCACGCGGATGTCGTCGGCCGCACCGGCGTTGATCGCCTCGCCCTGGGGCTTGAAGATGCCGCCGTTGGCCTCCAGCAGGTCGCCGCGCTCCATGCCCTTGCCGCGCGGGCGGGCGCCGACCAGCAGGGCGACGTTGGCGCCCTGGAAGGCCTGGGTGGCGTCGTCGAAGATGTCGATGCCCTGGAGCAGCGGGAAGGCGCAGTCGTCCAGCTCCATCGCCGTGCCCTCGGCGGCCTTGACGGCCTGCGGGATCTCCAGCAGGCGCAGCTTCACCGGGGTGTCGGCGCCGAGCAGCTGGCCGGAGGCGATCCGGAACAGCAGCGCGTAGCCGATCTGGCCGGCGGCGCCGGTGACGGTGACGTTGACGGGTGCTTTGGACATGACGTGAACTCTCCCTGACGACGTTTCGCGACCCGCGATGCTCACAACGGGTTCGACGCGGCTTCGGTACCGGGCGCTGGGGGCCGTCCAGGCTCGCGCCGCACCTCACCACCCTAGACCGCGCGCTCCCGCGTGCCGTGACCCAGGTGCGCGCTACGTGTCCCCGCGCCGTCCCGGGCGGGCGGCCGGGAGGTCCTGTCCGTTAACGGATTTAGGGCGGGGAAACGTCGGACCCACCCTGTTAGGATGGCGTTTGCCGATCACGGCGGGCCGGTAGCTCAGTTGGTTAGAGCAGGGGACTCATAATCCCTGGGTCGCGGGTTCGAGTCCTGCCCGGCCTACCCTCTCCGAACACGAAAAAAGCGCCTCCCACCTGTGCGTGCAGGCAGGAGGCGCTATCGCTTTCCCCGCGGTCGGCTACGGGCTTCCACGTCCCCTCCCGGGTGTCCGCGGGGAATGCGCGTTGAAGTTCCGGAAGCCCTCGAACCCGGCCGCCGCCCGGCCGGCGGCGCCGTTCCGCGGCGCGGCGGCCGTCCGTTCCCGCCAAAGGCGCCGGACACGCGCGCCACGTGCCCCGCCGTCCCCGCACAGCCCCCCGTGACCCGCCGTCTTGCGGGTGCGGGCCGGGTCGGGCGGCGCCACGGGCCCGGGGGCGCGGCGTCCGTTCTTCGTTTTGTGTTTTGTCTACTTATAGGGCCTTTGGTATGTTCCTTCCCTCCGGGGCAGTCCTCACTGCGGTATCCGAATAACGGACGTCCGATTTCCCGGGCTGACATCGGACGAATATGGCGGCACTCCTGCCCGAATCCGAAGCTCCTGCGCGTTTTCCCGTTCCGTGCAGGTCGCAGGCCATACGACCCGCCGTCCAGTACATCCCGGAACCTCCGCGCCCGGCGGTGGCCGCTCGTTTACACTGGCGGCCGCTCCGAGGGGCGCGGTGGTCCACGTCTCAACAACCACGGCGCGCCCGGAGGCGTCCGACAGTCGGTGGACAGATGCATGCGGGGGGAGAGGCGAGCGTTGGGAGCGGACGGCACACGGCTGCGCGGAACCCACCGGCACGGGGTGGGCCTCCATCCCCGCCTGCTGTACGCCCTGGCCGCGGCGGCCGTGGCGGTGCTCCTCGTGGTCGTGGTCAACACCGCCGTCTCCCGGGACGACGGCACCGGGCCCTCCGAGTCCAGGGAGCAGACCGTCCCCGCCGTGAACGCGGTCCCCTTCAGCGGTCTCGTCGACCGGATCGGCGTCTCCCGGGACACCTCCGTCGCCACCGTCGACCTCGACGGCTCCGGGAACAGCCTGTCCTCCCAGGCGCTGGCCGCCGCCGGGTGGACGCCCGGCCGCGAGGTGGTCCTGCTCGGCACGCCCATGGAACTGCCCGACTACGCTCCCGGCCGCCCCGACCACCTGGTCTCGGACGGCCAGTTCCTGCGGCTCGCGGACGAGCACTACCGGTCGCTCACCTTCCTGGCCACCGCGACCCGCACCGACGGCATCGAGGCCGAGGTCACCGGAACCGGCCGCGTGGTCTACGCCGACGGCCGGGAGCAGGAGTTCACCCTGTCCGTGCCGCACTGGACCGCCGGACCCGCGAGCGAGGCCGCGCTCACCCTGCCCTACGCCAACTCCGCGCGGCACGCCGGTCCCAGCCCCACCCTCGGCGCGGCGCGCCTGTACGCGCGCGGCGTCACGGTCGACCCCGCCCGTGAGATCTCCCACGTGGTGCTGCCCGAGACCGCCGACGAGGCGGGCCGCATCCACGTGTTCTCCGTGGGCGGGCGCGCCGCGGAGACGGAGTGGACGGGCACCTGGGCGCGCGCCACCTCCGGCTACATGGAGGTCGGACCCTGGCGGGACCAGACCCTGCGGCTGTCGGTGCGCACGACCACCGGCGGCC is drawn from Nocardiopsis dassonvillei subsp. dassonvillei DSM 43111 and contains these coding sequences:
- a CDS encoding cytidine/deoxycytidylate deaminase family protein, with translation MSAGPPPAEGESDARWLRRTVELSRSCPPSDTAFSVGCAVVAADGTVLGEGYSRRDDPHDHAEEAALREVDADDPRLAGATLYSSLEPCSSRASRPLSCSALILATPVARVVFAWREPSVFVDCDGAERLRAAGRTVVERPDLADGVREVNAHLLG
- a CDS encoding DEAD/DEAH box helicase, producing MLPAEPEPDSLFEAFALWAEERGLTLYPHQEEALIEVVSGSNVILNTPTGSGKSMVATGALFAALARDECAFYTAPIKALVSEKFFDLCKIFGTDNVGMMTGDASVNADAPIVCCTAEVLAQIALAEGANADINTVVMDEFHFYAEPDRGWAWQVPLLEMPQAQFLLMSATLGDVSRFEEDLEKRTGRSTAVVSSAERPVPLYYDYRVTPLHETLEELLGSGNAPVYIVHFTQAQAVERAQSLTSINMCTKEEKAAIAAEIGNFRFTTKFGRNLSRYVRHGIGVHHAGMLPKYRRLVERLAQSGLLKVICGTDTLGVGVNVPIRTVLFTALSKYDGVRVRRLRAREFHQIAGRAGRAGFDTVGNVVAQAPEHVIENEKALAKVGDDAKKRRKVVRKKAPEGFVSWDEATFTKLIESDPEPLTSRFRVSNAMLLSVIARPGDCFPAMKHLLTENHDDRPRQRRHISEAIAIYRSLLDGGIVEALPEPDAQGRTARLTVDLQADFALNQPLSTFALAALDLLDKESPTYPLDVLSVVESTLDDPRQILGAQLNKARGEAVQQMKMDGIEYDERMERLEEVDYPKPLEELLSHAYEVYRRGHPWVGDHPLRPKTVARDMYERAMTFTEYVGFYELARSEGLVLRYLASAYKALNQTVPDDAKTEELRDLIEWLGELVRQVDSSLLDEWEQLTNPEAEVPEDAAAAEEKVRPVTTNERAFRVLVRNEMFRRVELAALRRHDELGRLDEDGEWDAEAWEEALDAYFEEHDAIGTGPDARGPAMLLIEREPELWRVRQIFADPAGDHDWGISAEVDLAASDAEGRAVVHVADVDRL
- a CDS encoding malate dehydrogenase gives rise to the protein MSKAPVNVTVTGAAGQIGYALLFRIASGQLLGADTPVKLRLLEIPQAVKAAEGTAMELDDCAFPLLQGIDIFDDATQAFQGANVALLVGARPRGKGMERGDLLEANGGIFKPQGEAINAGAADDIRVLVVGNPANTNALIAQSHAPDVPAERFTAMTRLDHNRALTQLAKKLDVSINDIKKLTIWGNHSATQYPDVFHAEVNGANAAKAVGDQAWLENDFIPTVAKRGAAIIEARGASSAASAANAAVDHVYDWVNGTPEGDWTSAAIPSDGSYGVPEGIISSFPVVSRGGRWEIVQGLEIDDFSRARIDASVKELVEERDTVKQLGLV